In Zobellia roscoffensis, the following are encoded in one genomic region:
- a CDS encoding glycoside hydrolase family 2 protein yields the protein MKNVLSLAILLLLSVFNSGILFAQKTTEIQYLSGTGKDDTVEWDFFCSDGMQSGKWSKIPVPSCWELQGFGNYNYGRDYKDGKQYYDEHGLYKHTFQVPSQWKTKKVKIVFEGVMTDCEVNINGKLAGEIHQGAFYEFKYDISKLLKYGEENLLEVKVNKMSANASINSAERNADFWIFGGIYRPVYLEVLPQQFMERVAIDAQANGTVTADVYTNSKKATSIVAKLFDLKGKLVQEFPEAEVEKHEGKLSFKAKATNIKTWNPEKPNLYQLQISLLDKKGKELHTVSERIGFRTVEIRESDGIYVNGQPIKFKGVNRHSFHPKSGRTTSKELSIEHVKMMKDMNMNAVRMSHYPPDTHFLEACDSLGLFVLDELCTWHVPYLDTKVGKKLIKELVTRDVNHPSILMWDNGNESGWNTELDDEFAKWDIQKREVIHPWNVFKKTNTMHYPDYYKFAFDSPSKDKIYFPTEFLHGLYDGGHGAGLDDYWKQMWNMPLAAGGFLWDFADEGVVRMDKGGIIDTDGNHGADGIVGPYGEKEASYFTIKEIWSPIYIADRYIREDFSGTFKVENRYHFTDLDECSMTAKWVNFNGPEGGTDFGMMSESNVELPKLAPLEKGTFSIDKPTNWKSADALFLKATDIHGKEIFTWSYPVKMAKQVNTDKIKYSKKGSITTTTSNNFIIINADENQFKFSAKTGVLKEVTKKGKLIPIKEGPILLGNKTELEDVKIKSSDDKVEITAWFKKRKKYHDWDGNHEMTQDFFKWTIHPNGILDLHVEIRNQKIVEEYIGISFSFTEEEVKGMKWLGDGPYRVWSNRMKGTQFKVWENDYNNTITGQPGFVYPEFKGFFSNLYWMKLNGKNNNGFTVYCHSDLTFLRMLTPEQPSDPGKGAAVTKFPQGDLSFVKNIPAMGTKFMPAEQSGPQGSSKKYFGNTDEPIVVELTFQF from the coding sequence ATGAAAAATGTACTTTCCTTAGCGATACTGCTTCTACTCTCCGTGTTTAACTCTGGAATTTTGTTTGCCCAAAAAACCACCGAAATCCAATATCTGTCCGGAACAGGCAAAGATGATACCGTTGAATGGGATTTCTTTTGTTCCGATGGAATGCAAAGCGGAAAATGGTCAAAAATTCCTGTGCCCTCTTGTTGGGAACTTCAAGGTTTTGGCAACTATAACTACGGACGGGATTATAAAGATGGAAAACAGTATTACGATGAGCATGGTCTATATAAACATACATTTCAAGTGCCTTCCCAGTGGAAAACAAAGAAAGTAAAGATAGTTTTTGAAGGTGTCATGACCGATTGTGAAGTGAATATTAATGGTAAGTTGGCAGGAGAAATTCACCAAGGAGCTTTCTACGAATTCAAATATGATATTTCAAAATTACTTAAGTACGGAGAAGAAAACCTATTGGAAGTTAAAGTGAATAAAATGTCTGCCAATGCATCTATAAACTCAGCGGAGCGCAATGCCGATTTCTGGATTTTTGGAGGAATATATCGTCCGGTATATTTAGAAGTCTTACCGCAGCAGTTCATGGAGCGCGTGGCAATTGATGCACAAGCCAACGGAACTGTCACCGCAGATGTTTATACAAACTCTAAAAAAGCGACTTCTATCGTGGCAAAGCTTTTTGATTTGAAAGGAAAATTAGTTCAGGAATTTCCAGAGGCGGAAGTAGAGAAGCACGAAGGGAAGTTGTCTTTTAAAGCAAAGGCCACCAACATTAAAACGTGGAACCCGGAAAAGCCGAATTTATATCAGCTTCAAATTAGTTTGTTGGATAAGAAAGGTAAGGAACTACATACAGTTTCGGAACGTATAGGCTTCCGTACGGTTGAAATCCGAGAAAGTGATGGTATTTATGTAAACGGTCAACCAATAAAGTTTAAAGGTGTAAATCGTCATTCCTTCCACCCTAAATCCGGCAGAACAACTTCCAAAGAACTGAGTATTGAGCATGTAAAAATGATGAAAGACATGAATATGAACGCCGTTCGCATGTCTCATTACCCACCAGACACTCATTTTCTAGAAGCTTGCGATTCTTTGGGCCTCTTTGTTTTGGATGAGCTGTGTACATGGCATGTACCCTATTTGGACACTAAAGTTGGGAAAAAACTAATAAAAGAACTGGTTACTAGAGATGTAAATCATCCATCTATTTTAATGTGGGACAACGGTAATGAAAGTGGTTGGAATACCGAGTTAGATGATGAATTTGCCAAATGGGACATTCAAAAAAGAGAGGTAATACACCCTTGGAACGTCTTTAAAAAGACAAATACCATGCACTACCCGGACTACTATAAGTTTGCTTTTGACTCCCCTAGCAAGGATAAAATCTATTTTCCTACAGAGTTTTTACACGGTTTATATGATGGTGGGCATGGTGCCGGCCTTGATGACTACTGGAAACAAATGTGGAATATGCCATTGGCGGCTGGCGGTTTCTTATGGGATTTTGCAGATGAAGGTGTAGTGCGCATGGATAAAGGTGGCATAATCGACACTGACGGTAATCATGGAGCGGATGGTATTGTGGGGCCTTACGGCGAAAAAGAGGCCAGTTATTTTACCATAAAAGAAATATGGTCCCCAATTTATATAGCGGACAGATATATTAGGGAAGATTTTTCCGGAACTTTCAAAGTTGAAAACCGGTATCATTTCACAGATTTGGATGAGTGCTCCATGACTGCGAAATGGGTTAATTTCAATGGGCCTGAAGGTGGAACGGACTTCGGTATGATGTCGGAAAGCAATGTTGAACTCCCAAAGTTAGCACCATTAGAAAAGGGAACTTTCTCTATTGATAAGCCCACCAATTGGAAATCTGCGGATGCCCTATTCTTGAAGGCAACGGATATTCACGGTAAAGAAATCTTCACGTGGTCATATCCGGTAAAAATGGCTAAGCAGGTGAATACCGATAAAATTAAATACTCTAAAAAGGGAAGTATCACAACTACTACTTCCAACAACTTCATAATAATCAATGCCGATGAAAACCAATTTAAATTTTCAGCTAAAACGGGAGTACTCAAAGAAGTAACAAAAAAGGGAAAATTGATTCCCATAAAGGAAGGCCCCATTTTATTAGGTAACAAAACGGAATTAGAAGATGTAAAAATAAAATCATCAGATGATAAAGTTGAGATTACTGCATGGTTCAAAAAAAGAAAAAAATATCATGATTGGGATGGCAACCATGAAATGACGCAAGATTTCTTTAAATGGACCATTCACCCCAACGGAATACTTGATTTACATGTTGAAATAAGAAACCAAAAAATCGTTGAAGAATATATAGGCATATCTTTTTCTTTCACCGAGGAAGAAGTTAAGGGCATGAAATGGCTAGGAGATGGTCCATACCGTGTGTGGAGCAACCGCATGAAAGGCACGCAGTTTAAGGTTTGGGAAAACGATTATAACAATACAATTACCGGTCAACCAGGGTTTGTCTATCCAGAATTTAAAGGGTTTTTCTCTAACCTGTATTGGATGAAGTTAAATGGAAAGAATAATAATGGCTTTACGGTGTACTGCCATTCAGACCTTACATTTCTACGTATGCTTACCCCAGAACAACCTTCAGACCCCGGAAAAGGTGCTGCAGTAACTAAATTCCCCCAAGGAGACCTTTCTTTTGTGAAAAATATTCCTGCAATGGGCACCAAATTTATGCCTGCAGAGCAATCCGGTCCACAAGGCAGTTCCAAAAAATATTTCGGAAATACCGATGAGCCCATTGTAGTAGAACTAACCTTTCAGTTTTAA
- a CDS encoding phage integrase SAM-like domain-containing protein: protein MASIKFYPYAPKGTSKVYVRLTVKRGSDFRLSTGLTIKDAKAWSSKTNYPKTTETENKILNYTLKGLKKHIEDKILLVEQSQSEGIDSISSKWLKNIILDYFNEPKTKDSQALIPYAWKFVDSLSSSTYRRNGQRLPYTQNTIDKYKNFVRQLESFEQYLKRPIDINHVDEDFTNSFLAYLTDQKDLSINTKGRFVKRLKTIIADSEVNGKIVNPKYKLIKGFEDVTIVTYLNFEELDKIVATKMPTDRLKHAKNWLIIGCYTAQRISDLFRMRKEMIVEHDGMKYIVLKQFKTSKKVMIPIHYRVENVLKQYGNDFPPNFHDNEKSNRTTLSSLMKEVCELACINDTVKGRYNGVIGYYPKYKLIQNHTCRRSFATNFYGLKDWTTPMIMEITGHETEKNFKKYIDREDFTLSQQAAKNFAKMKEDNCNKKTALRVS, encoded by the coding sequence ATGGCTTCTATAAAATTCTATCCCTATGCTCCTAAAGGCACAAGTAAGGTCTACGTTAGACTCACGGTTAAGCGAGGTTCAGATTTTAGGCTTTCAACAGGTCTAACCATTAAGGATGCTAAAGCTTGGAGTAGTAAAACAAACTACCCCAAAACAACAGAAACCGAAAACAAAATACTCAACTATACCTTAAAAGGTCTTAAAAAACATATAGAAGATAAAATATTGTTAGTAGAGCAAAGTCAAAGCGAAGGCATAGATAGTATTAGTAGCAAATGGCTTAAAAATATAATCTTAGATTATTTTAATGAACCAAAGACAAAAGACTCCCAAGCATTAATACCCTACGCATGGAAATTTGTAGACAGTCTTTCTAGTAGCACCTATAGACGAAACGGCCAAAGGTTGCCCTATACGCAAAACACTATTGACAAGTATAAGAATTTTGTTAGGCAATTAGAAAGTTTTGAGCAATACTTAAAAAGACCGATTGACATAAATCATGTGGATGAAGATTTTACAAATTCATTTTTGGCTTACCTGACAGATCAAAAAGACCTATCTATAAACACGAAGGGAAGGTTTGTAAAGAGGTTAAAAACCATAATCGCAGATTCGGAGGTCAACGGGAAAATTGTCAATCCCAAATACAAGCTGATAAAAGGTTTTGAAGATGTCACTATCGTTACATATCTAAACTTTGAAGAACTTGATAAAATAGTTGCTACCAAAATGCCTACTGACCGCCTAAAGCATGCAAAAAATTGGCTGATCATTGGTTGTTATACGGCACAAAGGATATCGGACCTATTTCGAATGCGCAAAGAGATGATTGTAGAACACGACGGAATGAAATACATCGTATTAAAGCAATTTAAGACATCTAAAAAAGTAATGATACCGATTCATTATAGGGTTGAAAATGTACTTAAGCAATATGGCAATGATTTCCCGCCAAACTTTCATGACAATGAAAAGAGCAATCGTACAACCCTATCATCTCTAATGAAAGAAGTATGTGAATTAGCGTGCATAAATGATACTGTAAAAGGTCGTTACAATGGCGTAATAGGCTACTATCCTAAATATAAACTAATTCAAAATCATACTTGCCGACGTTCTTTTGCCACAAACTTCTACGGTCTCAAAGATTGGACTACACCTATGATAATGGAGATTACTGGCCATGAAACCGAGAAAAATTTTAAAAAATATATTGACAGAGAAGATTTTACCTTAAGCCAACAGGCAGCAAAAAACTTCGCCAAAATGAAAGAGGATAACTGTAATAAAAAAACAGCACTAAGAGTTTCCTGA